Proteins from a single region of Carassius carassius chromosome 25, fCarCar2.1, whole genome shotgun sequence:
- the LOC132104873 gene encoding rRNA-processing protein UTP23 homolog, with translation MKIKRQKHAKKTISFYKYNFCFRDPFQILIDGTFCQAALKNKIQIKEQLPKYHMGEVQLCTTNCALKELESLAKDLYVAKLILQRFQIRKCKHMKDPLPASECLLSMLWEINPHHYFIATQDQELATALKKIPGVPLLYIILNTMVLDKTA, from the exons ATGAAGATAAAACGTCAGAAACATGCGAAGAAAACCATCAGTTTTTATAAGTACAACTTTTGCTTTAGGGACCCTTTCCAAATATTAATTGATGGGACGTTTTGTCAGGCGGCGTTAAAGAATAAGATTCAAATCAAAGAGCAATTGCCAAAGTACCACATGGGAGAAGTTCAGCTCTGTACCACAAA CTGCGCCTTGAAGGAACTTGAATCTCTTGCAAAAGACCTCTATGTAGCAAAACTCATCTTACAGAGATTTCAGATAAGGAAATGCAAACACATGAAAGATCCATTACCTGCATCAGAGTGTTTGTTGTCAATGCTTTGGGAGATAAATCCACACCACTACTTCATTGCAACTCAGGA TCAAGAGTTGGCGACAGCCCTGAAGAAGATTCCTGGTGTTCCTCTGCTCTACATTATCCTCAACACCATGGTGTTAGACAAGACTGCCTAG